GAAGGATTCACAGACGTTCTGAGAGTCGTAAGGAATTgatgttttaatttatgtaattatGTTAAGTTATCTGGCTGATAATGGTACAAGTAGCAAAATACAGTTCATGTGTGTGTTGTAGCAGAATACGGTACCTGTGTTCAGAATATGGTACATGTGTAGCAGAATACGGTACCTATGTAGCAGAATAGTGTACATGTGTAGCAGAATACGGTACATGTGTGTAGCAGAATACGGCACATGTGTGTAGCAGAATACGGTACATGTGTAGCAGAATACGGTACATGTGTAGCATAATACGGTACCTGTGTAGCAGAATACGGTACCTGTGTATCAGAATACGGTACCTGTGTATCAGAATACGGTACCTGTGTAGCAGAATACAGTACCTGTCTAGCAGAAAATTTTTCCCATAGTGGGACATTCAAATGCAAAactatattttctttattttatttcatactatTAAACACATGTTATCTCACTAACAATTCATTTCAGGTTAAAACAGAAGTAGAACGTAGAAAATCACTTGGCCGAGATTATTTAAAGAGAAAAgagacaattttaaaacattacacACCACTCCATCAAGAGATATACAAACTACAGGTATGGAATTAAgtagtaaaaaaattaaaagaatatttTACCTGTTAACTACACCTTGCTGATGGAATACAACTATGAATGCATGTCTGATTTTGTAAAGAACAACTATTACAACAAATGTTTAGCTTGACTATTTGCCTGACTACAACTGACAAGGACAACTTCCCCCTTTAGTTATATATTTAGTCAagatatttaactaaaaaatttgaaataGTTGGAAAATTTTTCATCTTTATGGTATTATTTTCTCATTGAAATTGTTGTAGATTTCATTTCTGAGCCTAACATTTCTGAAGTTGGTTGAACATAGCAAGCAGAAAAATGCATCAATGCAAAGTTTGATAAAACTCATGAGTACTGAAAAAGGTTTGTTGATAGTTGACCTATTGTAAtcaaattctataaaaaaatagtaaagGATTCTAACTTAAATAACTGTACATTGTGAAGCTCATTCTGCCATGGAACAGTAATCGTAAAAGATAAAAATCAAAGCTATACACTAGTATAGCAGGCTTTCCTATATGATTAAAACTATTTGACGAAAAGGCATATTTCAAACACATTAAAGGAAAAGTTAAGCAcacaaaaaatggcaaaattacaTGTTTTTGCATTGTTATTTTGTGAACAATGGATGTTCTATAACtcattaaaatggcattcaaAAACTTGCATATTTACTGTAATTACGTTTTATGTTTCAcatttaactgttttttttttatgtaggagAGCGTATTTACTCTTTTCCAATATTTACTGAAGAGTTTTGTAATTCATTTAAAGAAGaaatagaacattttgaaaacacagATTTACCAAAAGGAAGACCAAATACAATGAACAATTATGGCGTAAGTGTGGCTACCGTAAATGCCCTGCTTTGCATAAACTAATCAAAAACCCCACCTCAAATATTAACTCCCCTaccccatagaacatcatttggtATAAATGCCCCTCATAAACATGACATGACTTCCATAATCTACAATTGACCAAGCATTgtgatttttactgtattttatgaCTTCTTgatatcaattttgtttttaaagaatttatttgaTTTCTTTGTTATGTAGAaggattgaaaataaataaaaataaaataaaagccaCTACTATTAGTAAGGCATAGACCTGcttaaaattctcaaaatgtattatgttgtaggtattaatgaatgaattggGATTTGATGACTACTTCATCACACCTTTACGTCAGAATTACATAACTCCACTCGCTAGGCTCTTGTATCCAGACTGTGGTGGAGACTTGTTAGACTCTCACAAAGCTTTTGTTGTAAAGTACAAGATTGGAGAAGATTTGGATCTTAACTATCATTATGATAATGCAGAGGTCACTCTTAATATATCACTTACAAGTGATTTCACTGAGGGCTCATTGTATTTTGGAGGCATGCGTCATGTAAGTAAAAACAATGCCTGAATGTATCTGGTTATAAAAAACAAAGCAACGATTTGTATAATTTTGGCACTGAATACCATAATTAAATGGTTTACATTGTATTTTAGGTAATACTTTATGACCAATATGATTTTGTTATTATGACCcgaatacaatattttaaagtaaaaatgtaTCTATATTGGTGACAATCATATTGTATATATTCTCCCAACCACCCTCAGATGCTTTGTTTTCAGTACCTGAACTTTTCTGTTCATACACATGATAAAGAATCAAGACAAGGTGTTCTTAATGTCATTTCCTGGTGGCAGTCTGAAGCCAATCTAACATTagtcatataaaatattgtacactAGGCTTCCATTTTGGCTTTTGTATACCTCTGTTGAATCTACAAGTGACATGGTTGTCTTTTATATAGCAACATAGCAGgtttgttaattttgtgttgtttttaaCAGCAACGAGGAATAGAAGAACCACAGCGTACTGAATATTGCCACAAGCCAACGTATGGTTTAATTCATCGAGGACAACACAAGCCAACGTATGGTTTAATTCATCGAGGACAACACATGCACGGTGCTCTTCCAATAGCAGATGGTGAACGGTACAATCTAATTATTTGGATGCGATCTTCCAAAATAAGGAATAAATTGTGTCCAATGTGTGATAATAAACCTCAACTTATTAAGACTGTTGGATTCGGAGATGGATTCACTCAACCAGAAAATACAACTGTTGATGTTTGTTGTACTTTATAATGCATAGGTCAACAATTTTACAactcaaataatatatttaaaagattCTTCCAATGTACATGTGTCTTTATGACCTCTCTGCGACCTAACTATGTGATATGTGACATGTAAAGATGTCAAGAATGGTTGAGCCCCATGTTAAGGCATAAAGATGTAGCAGAGACATGGGTTTGAAacgttttttgtttgaaaaagtgtgTCGACTGTGAGGTTTAAGAGGAGATAGAATATGGGAAAACATAGTCTCCATTAAAgtattatagtactgtatatacattattatattattataaatatatattatataatacaaagAATAATAAACTTTTATAAAGCGCTATTTACTGATGTTTTACAGCACTAAAAGACCAACAAGAATTATTGAAAAGGTGAGATTTTAGAAGTTACTTGATTTACTTAAGAGATTTACATTGACGGGTATGGAGTGGAAGCTGGTTCCAAACTAGTGACACTTGTGCAAAAAACTCCTTGAAAATAAGCTTaattattgtttgataattgtaaaaagtaattaatatattgttgatggaaaatgttttaataaacaAACGAAAATAAAGAACTGATTGTAAAATAGttggaaaaatgttttaataaaacgAAAGAAGAACTAATTGTAACATATTGTTGGAAATGtttaataaacaacaataaaagAAACTGCTTTAGTTGTTGGAAAATGATAGAAAGAACATAAACGGCCATCTCTTGCAGAAGCCGATTTAGTTCATTGTTGAAAATGATAGAAAGAACATAAACGGCCATCTCttgcataggcctatatagttcATTGTTGAAAATGATAGAAAGAACATAAACGGCCATCTCttgaataggcctatttagttcaTTGTTGAAAATGATAGAAAGAACATAAACGGCCATCTCttgaataggcctatttagttcaTTGTTGAAAATGATAGAAAGAACATAAACGGCCATCTCTTACAGAGGGCTATTTAGTTCATTGTTGAAAATGATAGAAAGAACATAAACGGCCATCTCTTGCAGAGGCCTATTTAGTTCATTGTTGAAAATGATAGAAAGAACATAAACGGCCATCTCTTACAGAGGCCTATTTAGTTCATTGTTGGCAAACTGCTTTCAGTGGTTTATTCAATTCATCGTAATCTGGATTCAATTTGTCTTCTACACGTTTCATCCAGTCAGCAATTTCCGGCTGGTTCTTCAGTAAACCTTTACCAGATGGACAGGCCAACGGTTGAACAAGCtgaaagaatttaaaaaatactactattataatgaaatattttaattggaACGAATGAAATTTGTTCTTACTAATGCATGCACTAATCATGTAACATAAACTCCAAATATTTAGAATTTCGTTTTTTTTATCGATATATGTTTCGGGTTGATGAATAAACAACGATATGCATCTTATAAAATCAAACAATGCTTCTCAGAAGGTTGTCCGTTAATCGTTGATGAATAAAGAGCAATAGGATTATTTGGACAATGGGAATGTATCGCATAAATCAAACATTGCTCCTTTAAAAGTTTGTCTGTTGAACGTTGATGAATTAAGAGCGATAGCATGATTTGGACAACGGGAATGTCTTTATCGTATAAAATTAACTATAGCTCCGTTGGAAGGTTGTCCGTtgatggttaatgaataaagagCAATAGGATGATTTGGACAATGGGAATGTATCGTATAAAATTAACTATAGCTCAGTCGGAAGGTTGTCAGTTGATGGTTTATGAATAAAGAGCGATAGGATGATTTGGACAATGGGAATGTATCGTATAAAATCAACTATCTCCGTCGGAAGGTCGTCCGTTGATGGTTAATGAATAGCCTAATGAACGATACTTGATTGAGACAGTGGAATGTATGGTACATTATGTACAACCatggagttgtaaaataagttattttacaactccctggtacaACTATGGaggaaaatgattaaaatttcgaattacttatttttgtattgaggtaacatgcacaTTATCtgattctgcgcatgccaaACCAAAATATTAACCACAACCTAAACTTCTTTTAAATCTAGTGATTACCTCACAAATAGCAAACAAGTCGGCAACAGATATCTCGTCTCCACACAAGAACCTCTTTCCTTTGAGAAATAACCTATTTATCTTGCCGATGGACTCTTCAGCTTCTTTGACAAACTTGTCGACTGCCTCCTGATCTTTTAGTTTCCCGGTACGTTTTGGAACAAATATCTGTATACAAATATAACAGTGGTCTTATTTTGACTAGTTGTGTAGGTTTTAAGTTGCTCCCGTATATCTCATTAATCTAGCCGTCGTTTTTGTAACTGGCGTTTTTATAGTTGCATGagttatgtattttttaaactttacttttaaattatGATATCGGATATCAAACTTTTCTAGAGACTTCTTCTTCTAAAAACTCAGATATCTTCTTTAGATCTACAAAAGTCGGATTTCTTTTTTGATAGATCTGAGAAACTCGGATATCTGGCTTTTCTGACTTAGGTTTCGCCTTATTCCAGCCCATTCTCCCTTTAATTACATCTTCCCGAATTTAGCCATATGACCGTAATGTTAGTTTTGCGCCTTCATACCACACATTCTTAGCAGCATAACATTGAAATGAAACATTACATTGTTATTTACCTCATTCACCATCACGTTAATTCCCGCTTTCCTAATACCTGTATGCTGCCAGGCTAAGTATGCAGCAATCTGAGCCCGAGTCTCAATATTTTTAGGATACCAATGATCTGCTACGTTGTATTTTGCCGCCAGATATCTCACTATTGCAGTACTACAAAGAAACAAACCAGAATTCAAAAGGGCCTTATTATTTATAGACTGTCGTTACCAAGTTTtaaatgtttaggcctatagataTAGGAAAGTGTTCGTTAGTGACCAATATGTTGTCAACTTGTAATTTCTGTGTTGTATCACCTGCAATTAGGGGATATTGGAGAAAATGAttaatgaaattgaaaaaaaaaacttcttcACACTTGCATTCTTTACAATGTAGCCTACATGGTTGGACAAGGGGAGTAAGGCATACATTTCTCCAAGTGTGAAATCACCATATTTAATTGCTGGTACTGACT
This is a stretch of genomic DNA from Antedon mediterranea chromosome 3, ecAntMedi1.1, whole genome shotgun sequence. It encodes these proteins:
- the LOC140045037 gene encoding 2-oxoglutarate and iron-dependent oxygenase domain-containing protein 2-like isoform X1, with protein sequence MSLDDRKSFYVCSCYYTHNIFLPKFKLHVTYIDDKIFADIWKPIIKNKGCDNEEGFTDVLRVVKTEVERRKSLGRDYLKRKETILKHYTPLHQEIYKLQISFLSLTFLKLVEHSKQKNASMQSLIKLMSTEKGERIYSFPIFTEEFCNSFKEEIEHFENTDLPKGRPNTMNNYGVLMNELGFDDYFITPLRQNYITPLARLLYPDCGGDLLDSHKAFVVKYKIGEDLDLNYHYDNAEVTLNISLTSDFTEGSLYFGGMRHQRGIEEPQRTEYCHKPTYGLIHRGQHKPTYGLIHRGQHMHGALPIADGERYNLIIWMRSSKIRNKLCPMCDNKPQLIKTVGFGDGFTQPENTTVDVCCTL
- the LOC140045037 gene encoding 2-oxoglutarate and iron-dependent oxygenase domain-containing protein 2-like isoform X2, which translates into the protein MSLDDRKSFYVCSCYYTHNIFLPKFKLHVTYIDDKIFADIWKPVKTEVERRKSLGRDYLKRKETILKHYTPLHQEIYKLQISFLSLTFLKLVEHSKQKNASMQSLIKLMSTEKGERIYSFPIFTEEFCNSFKEEIEHFENTDLPKGRPNTMNNYGVLMNELGFDDYFITPLRQNYITPLARLLYPDCGGDLLDSHKAFVVKYKIGEDLDLNYHYDNAEVTLNISLTSDFTEGSLYFGGMRHQRGIEEPQRTEYCHKPTYGLIHRGQHKPTYGLIHRGQHMHGALPIADGERYNLIIWMRSSKIRNKLCPMCDNKPQLIKTVGFGDGFTQPENTTVDVCCTL
- the LOC140045038 gene encoding glutathione S-transferase theta-1-like; translated protein: MALTVYYNPLSQPSRAVVLFCKYNKIPYHEKVIDLAKGEHRMPEYTAIQPAQSVPAIKYGDFTLGEITAIVRYLAAKYNVADHWYPKNIETRAQIAAYLAWQHTGIRKAGINVMVNEIFVPKRTGKLKDQEAVDKFVKEAEESIGKINRLFLKGKRFLCGDEISVADLFAICELVQPLACPSGKGLLKNQPEIADWMKRVEDKLNPDYDELNKPLKAVCQQ